The following coding sequences lie in one Streptomyces xiamenensis genomic window:
- the proB gene encoding glutamate 5-kinase, whose product MGVVRQGVAGARRVVVKVGSSSLTTAAGGLDADRVDALVDVLVKQEDRQIVLVSSGAIAAGLAPLGFARRPSDLARQQAAASVGQGLLLARYTASFARYGRRVGQVLLTSDDTSRRAHYRNAYRTLDQLLELGAVPVVNENDTVATDEIRFGDNDRLAALVAHLVRADLLVLLSDVDGLYDGDPRKPGTRRIEEVAGPEDLVGVEIGKAGKSGVGTGGMVTKVEAASIATEAGIPVVLTSAGHAGEALAGAPTGTFFHATGRRSAGRLLWLAHASVPRGAVVLDDGAVRAVTERGSSLLPAGITAVEGEFTAGEPIELRDGAGQAVARGLVNFDAREIPQLIGRSTHELARELGPAYEREVVHRDDLVLMRA is encoded by the coding sequence GTGGGTGTGGTGCGGCAGGGGGTTGCTGGGGCTCGGCGGGTCGTGGTCAAGGTGGGGTCGTCGTCGCTCACGACGGCGGCCGGAGGGCTTGATGCCGATCGGGTGGACGCGCTCGTCGATGTGCTGGTGAAGCAGGAGGACCGGCAGATCGTGCTGGTGTCCTCGGGGGCCATCGCCGCCGGGCTCGCGCCGCTGGGGTTCGCGCGGCGGCCCTCCGACCTGGCGCGGCAGCAGGCCGCCGCCAGTGTCGGGCAGGGGCTGCTGCTCGCCCGGTACACCGCCTCCTTCGCCCGGTACGGGCGGCGCGTCGGGCAGGTGCTGCTCACCTCCGACGACACCAGCCGGCGCGCGCACTACCGCAACGCCTACCGGACCCTGGACCAGCTGCTGGAGCTGGGCGCGGTCCCGGTGGTCAACGAGAACGACACCGTGGCCACGGACGAGATCCGGTTCGGTGACAACGACCGGCTCGCCGCCCTGGTCGCCCACCTGGTGCGCGCCGATCTGCTCGTGCTGCTCTCCGATGTGGACGGGCTCTACGACGGCGACCCCCGCAAGCCCGGAACCCGCCGCATCGAGGAGGTCGCAGGGCCCGAGGACCTCGTGGGCGTGGAGATCGGGAAGGCCGGGAAGTCCGGGGTGGGCACCGGCGGGATGGTCACCAAGGTCGAGGCCGCCTCCATCGCCACCGAGGCCGGGATTCCGGTGGTGCTGACCTCCGCCGGCCACGCCGGGGAGGCGCTGGCCGGGGCGCCCACCGGGACCTTCTTCCATGCCACCGGGCGGCGCTCCGCCGGCCGGCTGCTGTGGCTCGCCCACGCCTCCGTCCCCCGCGGCGCCGTCGTGCTGGACGACGGAGCGGTGCGCGCCGTCACCGAGCGGGGCAGCTCGCTGCTGCCCGCCGGGATCACCGCGGTCGAAGGGGAGTTCACGGCGGGCGAACCGATCGAACTGCGGGACGGCGCCGGGCAGGCCGTCGCCCGGGGCCTGGTCAACTTCGACGCCCGCGAGATTCCCCAGCTCATCGGGCGGTCCACCCACGAACTGGCCCGTGAACTGGGCCCCGCCTACGAAAGAGAGGTCGTCCATCGCGATGACCTTGTGCTGATGCGGGCATAA
- a CDS encoding RHS repeat domain-containing protein — protein sequence MGRQDTSYVLYDGFLRERQTQAPGPQGGRLLTDTFYDERGLVAKSFAPYFNDRAPAQSFFLPGQDASGVETQFRYRYDGLGRETENRMMAGDGDGGSVLAVTQTSYRGDRTTVIPPEGATATTTLTDARGQLTELRQHHQRSAGAAFDSTRYEFTPRGELAKVTDPAGNEWTYTYDQLGRRVSTTDPDAGTTVSVFDDRDLLTHRTDARDVTLAYEYDGLGRKIRLRETDLQGPVRAEWEYDTLPGAQGLLTSSTRYEEDSAYTSRVIEVDALYRPVRTEVEIPESEGALAGRYESGTTYAGSGKPEQIRYPAAGRLPALTLQPTYEDGTLRLTHLRTPQRLHVETTYTHTGKPSMFRLRANEFADESVSVGSTYERGTQRLKSVQAVAFSVPGNQLMEEYQYDQAGNVLSLSSRTATGAEVQCFQYDYLRRLTEAWTQGTNTDCVAAPTANLLAGPAPYWHSYTYDKTGNRLTETRHEQSVERTYHYPEAGEPQSHAVTSVIQEAPGIRSLEEYAYDEAGNTISRQIGGDTQELTWSAEGGLEKVEEADGAVTDYLYDADGQRLIGRTPTETTLYLGHTEVTVAKGSATARGTRYVDAGGGHMVIFEDSGDISFSLADHHGTGQVSVDGYTMEVNHRRTLPFGGDRGPAPAYWPGTRGFVGGTKDTSTGLTHLGAREYDPSLGRFISLDPVMDLTDPQQIHGYAYGNNNPLAFSDPTGLLSSSCPGGPASPCNQYNNYLQGLQSRGGITKKKREQAIAQYVARSPVKSPVGGYCSCINANRITERRSSASASPATRVVDASSISYYGAPLDERTYEWFQGMGYEGSREFTLNEAANFAAADEYGAIVQLICLTGGGAPDVCQRRQLDFLAEESETLLSRGGEWIKDHANALGAGGILIAGSVAAGGCAAAGGPIGVAACVVGVGAVTGAASYTVGVYGTGAWDAGDMFIAAAVGGVTGRMAGPHIRYVVRDADGERVGWAVINLYRDSFKE from the coding sequence GTGGGGCGCCAGGACACCTCGTACGTTCTGTACGACGGCTTCCTGCGGGAACGGCAGACCCAGGCACCCGGCCCGCAGGGCGGCCGACTGCTGACGGACACGTTCTACGACGAGCGCGGCTTGGTGGCGAAGTCTTTCGCTCCCTACTTCAACGACAGGGCACCGGCACAGAGCTTCTTCCTGCCGGGTCAGGATGCCTCGGGGGTCGAGACCCAGTTCCGCTATCGCTACGACGGGCTGGGACGTGAGACCGAGAACCGGATGATGGCCGGGGACGGCGACGGCGGCAGCGTGCTCGCCGTCACCCAGACCTCCTACCGGGGCGATCGCACGACGGTCATTCCACCGGAGGGCGCGACGGCAACGACCACGCTCACCGATGCCCGCGGGCAGCTCACCGAGTTGCGCCAGCACCACCAGCGTTCGGCGGGTGCAGCCTTCGACAGCACGCGTTACGAGTTCACCCCACGCGGCGAACTGGCGAAGGTGACCGACCCGGCCGGGAACGAGTGGACGTACACGTACGACCAACTGGGCCGGCGCGTTTCCACCACCGACCCGGACGCGGGCACGACGGTGTCCGTCTTCGACGACCGCGACCTGCTGACCCATCGCACCGATGCGCGTGATGTGACGCTGGCCTACGAGTACGACGGTCTGGGTCGCAAGATCCGGCTGCGGGAGACCGACCTCCAGGGCCCGGTGCGTGCGGAGTGGGAGTACGACACGCTCCCCGGTGCACAGGGACTCCTGACCTCGTCCACCCGTTATGAGGAGGACAGTGCCTACACCAGCCGGGTCATCGAGGTCGATGCCCTGTATCGGCCGGTGCGTACTGAGGTCGAGATCCCCGAGAGCGAAGGCGCACTCGCGGGACGCTACGAGTCGGGCACGACGTACGCGGGATCCGGAAAGCCGGAACAGATCCGTTACCCGGCGGCTGGTCGCCTGCCGGCCCTCACCCTTCAGCCGACGTACGAGGACGGAACGCTCCGGCTGACCCATCTGCGGACGCCGCAGCGACTGCATGTGGAAACGACATATACACACACCGGAAAGCCGTCCATGTTCCGCCTCCGGGCGAACGAGTTCGCAGATGAATCGGTCTCAGTTGGCAGCACGTACGAGAGGGGGACCCAGCGACTCAAGTCCGTACAGGCAGTGGCATTCAGTGTTCCCGGCAATCAGCTCATGGAGGAATACCAGTACGACCAGGCGGGCAATGTCCTGTCTCTCTCCAGTAGGACAGCCACCGGTGCAGAGGTCCAGTGCTTCCAGTACGACTACCTCCGAAGGTTGACCGAGGCCTGGACGCAGGGGACCAACACGGACTGCGTGGCGGCACCGACGGCGAACCTGCTGGCCGGTCCGGCCCCTTACTGGCACTCCTACACGTACGACAAGACGGGCAACCGCCTCACTGAAACGCGCCATGAGCAGAGTGTTGAGCGCACCTACCACTACCCGGAGGCGGGTGAGCCCCAGTCGCACGCGGTGACCTCCGTCATCCAGGAGGCCCCGGGCATCCGGTCACTGGAGGAGTACGCCTACGACGAGGCCGGCAACACGATCTCCCGGCAGATCGGCGGCGATACCCAGGAGCTGACCTGGAGCGCCGAAGGCGGCCTGGAGAAGGTCGAGGAGGCCGATGGCGCGGTCACGGACTACCTCTACGATGCGGACGGCCAGCGCCTGATCGGACGGACGCCGACGGAGACGACGCTCTACCTGGGACACACAGAGGTCACCGTAGCCAAGGGCTCGGCGACAGCCCGGGGCACCCGCTATGTGGACGCCGGCGGCGGCCACATGGTGATCTTCGAGGACAGCGGCGACATCTCCTTCAGCCTGGCCGACCACCACGGCACGGGCCAAGTCTCGGTCGACGGCTACACCATGGAGGTCAACCACCGCCGCACACTCCCCTTCGGCGGGGACCGCGGCCCGGCCCCCGCATACTGGCCCGGTACCCGGGGCTTCGTCGGCGGAACGAAGGACACGTCCACCGGCCTCACCCATCTGGGGGCCAGAGAATATGACCCGAGCCTGGGACGTTTTATCTCCCTCGATCCGGTCATGGATTTGACCGATCCTCAACAAATTCACGGATACGCCTACGGGAACAACAATCCCCTGGCCTTCAGTGACCCAACTGGTTTGCTGTCAAGTTCGTGTCCTGGAGGGCCGGCGTCACCATGTAATCAATATAACAACTACCTCCAGGGGTTGCAGAGTAGAGGGGGGATAACAAAGAAAAAGCGAGAGCAGGCGATAGCGCAGTACGTTGCCCGGTCACCAGTGAAGTCGCCAGTCGGCGGTTATTGTAGCTGCATTAATGCCAATCGGATTACTGAGCGCAGGTCGTCGGCGTCGGCCAGTCCGGCGACGCGGGTTGTTGATGCGAGTAGTATTAGCTACTACGGGGCCCCATTGGATGAGCGTACTTACGAATGGTTCCAGGGAATGGGGTATGAGGGAAGTAGGGAATTTACGCTGAATGAAGCAGCCAACTTTGCCGCCGCGGATGAATATGGCGCCATCGTTCAGCTCATATGCCTGACTGGTGGAGGCGCTCCTGATGTGTGTCAACGCAGGCAGTTGGACTTCCTCGCAGAGGAGAGTGAAACTCTCCTTTCAAGGGGTGGTGAGTGGATCAAGGACCATGCCAATGCTCTGGGAGCGGGCGGAATTCTGATTGCGGGGAGCGTTGCAGCCGGGGGCTGTGCTGCTGCGGGTGGCCCGATCGGCGTAGCTGCTTGCGTAGTAGGGGTTGGGGCCGTTACGGGTGCAGCTTCCTACACTGTCGGCGTCTATGGAACTGGTGCATGGGATGCTGGCGACATGTTTATTGCTGCTGCGGTTGGCGGAGTGACGGGCCGTATGGCGGGACCGCACATCAGATACGTTGTGCGAGATGCTGACGGCGAACGCGTGGGTTGGGCCGTAATTAATCTCTACCGAGATTCCTTCAAAGAGTGA